The following proteins are co-located in the Naumovozyma dairenensis CBS 421 chromosome 9, complete genome genome:
- the NDAI0I00210 gene encoding uncharacterized protein (similar to Saccharomyces cerevisiae YCR087C-A; ancestral locus Anc_6.365) — protein sequence MVTFNCEVCNDTVPKKNTEKHYYRCPQAYYTCIDCSKTFDDGVSYKQHTQCISEDEKYQKALYKGKKNQKNQNQNQKKDIPTPDATPDVDTKSKKERNKKDTNSSNKDDSKSKNKNKVTKPSPKLESGKSLYKILKIFQKQ from the coding sequence atggttaCTTTTAATTGTGAAGTTTGTAACGATACCGttccaaagaaaaataccGAGAAACATTACTACAGATGTCCTCAAGCATACTACACTTGTATTGATTGTTCCAAAACTTTTGATGATGGTGTAAGTTATAAACAGCATACACAATGTATCAGTGAAGATgagaaatatcaaaaagCATTATATAAGGGGAAAAAAAACCAAAAGAACCAAAATCAAAACCAAAAGAAAGATATCCCTACACCAGACGCTACTCCGGATGTAGACACTAAATCTAAGAAAGAGAGAAATAAAAAGGACACAAACAGCagtaataaagatgattcCAAGagtaaaaacaaaaataaagtCACCAAACCAAGCCCAAAATTAGAAAGTGGGAAGTCCTTATATAAAATCTTaaaaatctttcaaaaacaatga